The following are from one region of the Mycolicibacterium helvum genome:
- a CDS encoding TetR/AcrR family transcriptional regulator: MVRTPDLARRRELLDALVTECAENGVGGRSLRELADAVGTSHRMLLHHFGSREELLLAVVDDVERKQMALLHELAADGRQERRGTVTGGGMSGFAAMWAHLRKPELRGLERLFFECYARGAQGESPFTTMLPAAVDRWLAMAQTDAQADPAMARLGLAVTRGLLLDLAGTDDDAGVEAAAQHFIALIGAHENSSD, translated from the coding sequence GTGGTTCGAACGCCTGATCTTGCGCGGCGCCGCGAACTGCTCGACGCTTTGGTGACCGAATGCGCTGAGAACGGGGTCGGTGGGCGCTCCCTGCGGGAGCTTGCCGACGCGGTTGGTACCAGTCACCGAATGTTGTTGCACCACTTCGGGTCACGAGAAGAACTTCTGCTGGCCGTCGTGGACGACGTGGAGCGCAAGCAGATGGCGCTGCTGCATGAGCTGGCTGCCGACGGCAGGCAAGAACGAAGGGGCACGGTAACCGGCGGGGGCATGTCCGGGTTCGCGGCGATGTGGGCGCACCTACGCAAGCCCGAGTTGCGCGGTCTCGAGCGCCTGTTCTTCGAGTGTTACGCGCGGGGAGCCCAGGGCGAGTCGCCGTTCACCACCATGCTGCCCGCAGCGGTCGACCGCTGGCTTGCTATGGCGCAGACCGACGCGCAGGCGGATCCAGCCATGGCCCGTCTCGGGTTGGCGGTGACGCGTGGTCTGTTGCTCGACCTGGCCGGCACCGACGATGATGCCGGCGTGGAGGCGGCCGCCCAGCACTTCATCGCACTGATCGGGGCACACGAAAATAGTTCTGACTAG
- a CDS encoding DUF1003 domain-containing protein, producing the protein MSKIYDYVRHPRAAELAARKPLSTAEIRGVDHQNWLVRFNAKFGLKITVVVGTMWAAYLFTLLALFALPDAIKQGTYFVVVWLSSSFLQLVLLPIIIVGQNIQARASDTRADETYKDAEAVLKEAAMIQEHLTKQDELISRILGQIGPLEPKIG; encoded by the coding sequence ATGTCGAAAATCTACGATTATGTCCGTCACCCGCGCGCCGCGGAGCTAGCGGCCAGAAAACCGCTCAGCACAGCCGAGATTCGCGGCGTCGACCACCAGAACTGGCTGGTGCGTTTCAATGCCAAGTTCGGGCTGAAGATCACCGTCGTCGTCGGGACCATGTGGGCAGCTTATCTTTTCACGCTGCTCGCGCTGTTCGCGTTGCCCGATGCCATCAAGCAGGGCACCTATTTCGTCGTGGTGTGGTTGTCCAGTAGCTTCCTTCAGCTGGTGCTGCTCCCCATCATCATCGTTGGCCAGAACATCCAGGCCAGGGCTTCCGACACCCGCGCCGACGAGACGTACAAGGATGCCGAAGCGGTGTTGAAGGAGGCGGCGATGATTCAGGAGCACCTCACCAAGCAGGATGAGCTGATCTCGCGGATCCTCGGTCAGATTGGCCCGCTGGAGCCCAAAATTGGCTAG
- a CDS encoding acyltransferase family protein: MTPEAEQVGGTRSFLPAVEGMRACAAMGVVLTHVAFQTGTSGAVIGRLLHRFDLAVAVFFALSGFLLWRGHAAAARGLRQRPPTGHYLRSRLVRIMPGYVVAVVVILTLLPEANHASFTVWWANLTLTQVYVPLTLTAGLTQMWSLSVEVSFYLALPILAFLARRLPVRARVPVIALVALASLAWGLLPIHTAQGVNFLNWPPAYASWFAAGMLLAEWTVSPPGWAHKLARNRWAITGIALVAYLISASPLAGPKDLVPATLGQFVVRTSMGAIVAGALLAPLVLDRPDTPHPILGSRFMVTLGRWSYGLFVWHLAALVMVFPMVGKFMFNGNLIVMLVLTLVLGFAMAAVSYALIESPCRNALRRWEYRRASAERPGNGRGRKVPVPPLDSSVSDAPEPVIAR, translated from the coding sequence ATGACACCGGAGGCGGAGCAGGTCGGGGGTACCCGCAGCTTTCTGCCCGCGGTGGAAGGGATGCGTGCCTGTGCGGCCATGGGGGTGGTGCTCACCCACGTCGCCTTCCAGACCGGGACCTCCGGTGCCGTGATCGGCCGCCTGCTACACCGCTTCGACCTGGCCGTTGCGGTGTTCTTCGCGCTGTCGGGCTTCCTGTTGTGGCGCGGTCACGCGGCGGCGGCTCGTGGGCTGCGGCAGCGGCCGCCCACTGGCCACTATCTGCGCTCGCGGCTGGTGCGCATCATGCCCGGCTACGTGGTGGCGGTCGTCGTCATCCTGACCCTGCTGCCGGAGGCGAACCACGCCAGCTTCACGGTGTGGTGGGCCAACCTCACGCTGACTCAGGTCTACGTCCCGCTCACCTTGACCGCCGGGCTGACCCAGATGTGGAGCCTGTCGGTGGAGGTGAGCTTCTATCTCGCCCTGCCGATACTGGCGTTCCTGGCGCGCCGGCTGCCGGTGCGCGCCCGGGTCCCGGTGATCGCGCTGGTGGCGCTCGCCAGCCTGGCCTGGGGTCTGCTACCGATTCACACCGCGCAGGGGGTGAATTTCTTGAACTGGCCGCCGGCCTATGCGTCCTGGTTCGCGGCGGGCATGTTGCTGGCCGAGTGGACCGTCAGCCCGCCAGGGTGGGCGCACAAACTGGCCCGAAATCGTTGGGCCATCACGGGTATCGCGTTGGTGGCTTATCTGATCTCGGCCTCGCCGCTGGCCGGGCCGAAAGATCTGGTTCCGGCGACGTTGGGCCAGTTCGTGGTCCGAACGTCGATGGGGGCCATCGTCGCCGGTGCGCTGCTGGCGCCGCTGGTGCTTGATCGTCCGGACACCCCGCATCCGATTCTGGGTAGCCGGTTCATGGTCACCCTGGGCCGCTGGTCCTACGGCTTGTTCGTCTGGCACCTGGCGGCGTTGGTGATGGTGTTCCCGATGGTCGGAAAGTTCATGTTCAACGGCAACCTGATCGTCATGCTGGTCCTCACGCTGGTGCTCGGGTTCGCGATGGCAGCGGTCAGTTACGCCCTGATCGAGTCGCCATGCCGGAACGCGTTGCGGCGCTGGGAGTACCGGCGGGCAAGCGCGGAGCGCCCGGGGAATGGACGGGGCCGGAAGGTCCCGGTGCCGCCGTTGGACAGTTCGGTCAGCGATGCGCCGGAACCGGTGATTGCGCGATGA
- a CDS encoding lipase family protein → MSALTVIASAIAVAGATHTAPAHADDSQYEQFYTPPAPLPPGDPGDLIRTEPSRLVLEPSGQLGDFVGTGTRIMYRSNDAQGHPVAVTGTYIEPDVPWTGAGPRPLLAYATGPYGVGEQCAPSRLFNQGIHFSQGFDLTFNYEEGFIATLLARGFAIVVTDGVGLGIHSPASPQFLNRVAAGTALIDAARAAKKLPGTSLDPQGPIAFWGWASGGQASLAAAELAASYAPELKIAGTYANAPLTDIAAAIPGVDGNFLAVLAGYLLRGIQAAYPQTEQPIRDALTPRGLQMLDWSGHTCVVQGGVDYAFRHLQFWFKDDPTDVISNDPIKTILATQRIGNVKPTGPIYISHNRWDPLAPYTAAHDTARDWCTKGADVQLWTNEQPPLFNKLDINVLLPQFVDGERSIAWVTDRFNGAPSTPNCGDILAPPPTPQ, encoded by the coding sequence ATGTCGGCACTGACTGTGATCGCGAGTGCCATCGCCGTCGCCGGCGCCACACACACCGCACCGGCACACGCCGACGACAGCCAGTACGAGCAGTTCTACACCCCGCCCGCCCCCTTGCCACCGGGCGATCCCGGGGATCTGATCCGCACCGAGCCGTCGCGTCTGGTCCTGGAACCCTCGGGCCAGCTCGGAGACTTTGTCGGTACGGGAACACGAATCATGTACCGCAGCAACGACGCCCAAGGACACCCTGTCGCGGTCACCGGTACCTATATCGAACCCGACGTTCCCTGGACCGGTGCCGGGCCACGCCCGCTGCTGGCATACGCCACCGGCCCCTACGGTGTAGGCGAACAATGCGCACCTTCCCGCCTGTTCAACCAGGGCATCCACTTCTCGCAAGGATTCGACCTGACCTTCAACTACGAGGAAGGTTTCATCGCAACACTGTTGGCCCGGGGATTTGCCATCGTCGTGACGGATGGCGTCGGATTGGGCATCCACAGCCCGGCCTCACCGCAGTTCCTCAACCGGGTCGCCGCCGGCACCGCTCTGATCGACGCGGCCCGCGCCGCCAAGAAGCTCCCCGGTACCTCGCTGGATCCGCAGGGCCCCATCGCCTTCTGGGGCTGGGCCTCGGGCGGGCAGGCATCCCTGGCCGCCGCCGAACTCGCCGCGTCCTACGCCCCGGAACTCAAGATAGCCGGCACATATGCGAACGCACCGCTGACCGATATCGCCGCCGCCATTCCGGGCGTCGACGGGAACTTCCTTGCGGTGCTCGCCGGATACCTGCTGCGCGGAATCCAAGCGGCCTATCCACAGACCGAACAGCCGATCCGCGACGCCCTGACCCCGCGAGGTCTGCAGATGCTTGATTGGAGCGGACACACCTGCGTTGTCCAGGGCGGTGTCGACTATGCGTTCCGTCACCTGCAGTTCTGGTTCAAAGATGACCCTACGGACGTCATTTCCAACGATCCCATCAAAACCATCCTGGCCACTCAACGTATCGGCAATGTCAAACCCACTGGACCCATATACATTTCCCACAATCGATGGGATCCGCTGGCCCCGTATACCGCGGCTCATGACACCGCGCGCGACTGGTGCACCAAGGGCGCCGATGTGCAGTTGTGGACCAACGAGCAGCCGCCCCTGTTCAACAAGCTCGACATCAATGTGTTGTTACCGCAATTCGTGGATGGTGAGCGGTCGATCGCTTGGGTGACGGACCGATTCAATGGTGCCCCGTCGACACCCAACTGCGGCGACATCCTCGCCCCGCCGCCCACGCCGCAGTAG
- a CDS encoding rhodanese-like domain-containing protein, whose translation MTDKPTSRTLELIYAAQSDLDRLTPQQAADALETGALLIDTRTAEEQAADGIIPGAIRVPRNAVEAFLDPTHRPLFAPEEAAELPPVPNPGDQIIVLCNHGLASSLSAASLQRIGLTGATDVEGGFQAWKAAGLPVE comes from the coding sequence ATGACCGACAAACCAACCAGTCGAACCTTGGAACTGATCTACGCCGCACAGTCCGACCTCGACCGCCTCACGCCGCAGCAGGCGGCTGATGCGCTCGAAACCGGCGCGTTGTTGATCGACACTCGCACCGCCGAGGAACAGGCCGCCGATGGCATCATCCCGGGCGCGATCCGGGTACCGCGCAATGCCGTCGAAGCCTTTCTCGACCCGACCCACCGGCCACTGTTCGCCCCCGAGGAAGCGGCCGAACTGCCGCCGGTGCCCAACCCCGGCGACCAGATCATCGTGCTGTGCAACCACGGCCTGGCGTCAAGCCTGTCCGCGGCCTCGTTGCAGCGCATCGGACTGACCGGTGCCACCGACGTCGAAGGCGGCTTTCAAGCTTGGAAGGCCGCCGGTCTACCCGTGGAATGA
- a CDS encoding SRPBCC family protein produces MLSSSSVDIDAPADLVWDVFTEVESWPDWTASVTRLTGLDGPQIAVGRRFEITQPRMPKLIWTVTEVVPGTSVTWLQRSPGGLTTARHQVSAVGGCATQARQELEQRGILGSLVGVLMRGMTQRYLTLEAQGLKARSEGLWKLRGSNA; encoded by the coding sequence ATGTTGAGCTCCAGCAGCGTCGACATCGACGCACCTGCGGATCTGGTGTGGGATGTGTTCACCGAGGTCGAGAGTTGGCCGGACTGGACCGCCTCGGTCACCCGGCTGACCGGACTCGACGGGCCACAGATCGCGGTCGGCCGGCGCTTCGAGATCACGCAGCCGCGGATGCCGAAACTGATTTGGACGGTCACCGAGGTGGTGCCCGGCACATCGGTGACCTGGCTGCAACGCTCCCCCGGCGGCCTCACCACGGCGCGGCACCAGGTATCAGCTGTGGGCGGCTGCGCCACCCAAGCGCGCCAGGAACTCGAGCAACGCGGAATCCTCGGATCCCTCGTGGGTGTGCTCATGCGAGGGATGACCCAGCGCTACCTGACATTGGAGGCGCAGGGGCTGAAGGCGCGCAGCGAAGGCCTGTGGAAGCTTCGTGGTTCGAACGCCTGA
- a CDS encoding FAD-binding oxidoreductase yields MSDSPSSTAHTLTVEPFGIEVTVDAGERVLHAVLRSGHYVPFGCNHGGCGTCTATVVSGDLQQDPGTLQTLDEDARRRGEVLLCSTTLLSSAAVVDISASGVTEEEFSGTAVHDLSTTVEEISALSDNLRILRLAAPAHPWQHRPGQFLQVELPDQTGWRAYSVASSPADPTLDLLIRSVPGGAFTAALDTLRSGDRIRIRGPFGAFNVRTSHRPKLFIGAGAGIGPLRPMLAQHLAAPEPPAAELIHIASDPAEFAFATEFRDWAQRHSGFTYHPLPPDDCRRGTEVVSEWISSKACVADLRRVEAYLCGPDAFVDTVAESLRASGLRSRYISADRFTASVGTTR; encoded by the coding sequence GTGAGCGATTCCCCATCGTCGACAGCTCACACCCTGACCGTCGAGCCGTTCGGCATCGAAGTCACTGTCGACGCCGGCGAACGGGTACTGCACGCGGTGCTGCGGTCGGGGCATTATGTGCCGTTCGGGTGCAACCACGGGGGATGTGGAACCTGCACGGCCACCGTGGTTTCCGGTGATCTTCAGCAGGATCCTGGCACGTTGCAGACCCTCGACGAAGACGCGCGCCGCCGCGGCGAGGTCCTGCTGTGCTCGACCACCCTGCTCAGTTCGGCAGCGGTTGTCGACATCAGTGCCAGCGGTGTCACGGAGGAGGAGTTCAGCGGCACGGCAGTACATGATCTGTCGACCACCGTCGAAGAAATCAGCGCGCTCTCCGACAATCTGCGGATACTGCGGCTGGCCGCTCCGGCGCACCCCTGGCAGCATCGCCCCGGCCAGTTCCTGCAAGTCGAGCTGCCCGATCAGACCGGCTGGCGCGCCTACTCGGTCGCGTCGTCACCGGCGGACCCCACCCTAGACCTGCTCATCCGGTCGGTACCGGGCGGTGCGTTCACCGCTGCGCTTGACACGTTGCGTTCCGGAGATCGCATTCGAATCCGAGGTCCGTTCGGAGCATTCAACGTCCGAACGTCACACCGGCCCAAACTGTTCATCGGCGCTGGGGCCGGCATCGGACCGTTGCGCCCCATGCTCGCCCAACATCTCGCCGCCCCTGAGCCGCCGGCTGCCGAACTCATCCACATTGCTTCCGACCCAGCCGAATTCGCGTTCGCCACGGAGTTCCGCGACTGGGCGCAACGCCACAGCGGATTCACCTATCATCCTCTGCCGCCGGACGATTGTCGCCGCGGCACGGAGGTCGTCAGCGAATGGATCAGCTCGAAGGCTTGCGTGGCAGATCTGCGCCGCGTCGAGGCCTACCTGTGTGGTCCTGACGCATTCGTCGACACCGTCGCCGAAAGCCTGCGCGCCAGCGGCCTTCGGTCCCGCTACATATCTGCCGACCGCTTCACCGCGTCCGTCGGCACCACACGCTAA
- a CDS encoding DUF3068 domain-containing protein, with translation MNRAGMLRITAYGIIGLGAALLIAALLLSTYTSGKIKKIPLDIDETLVSDGTGTALDPASLVGEKFVVDKNVPLVSQQQITVESPANADVVTLQVGTSVRRSDKQQDNGLLLAMVDTVTLNRSTALAVSDDTHAGGSVQKPRTIEDTKPPTNIALPHEGLAYRFPFNTEKKTYPYFDPIAQKAFDANYDGQEDVNGLTTYRFTQNVGYDADGKLVDPIKYASLYDKDEDGEVTARAELWGLPGPPEEPVTMTRFYAAQRTFWVDPVTGVIVKSSEHANHYYARDPVHPEMELVDYKVTSSEQTIESRVASARDERDRVGLWSRVLPISFTAAGLVALVGGVLLGTFSVRAESALIDPGLDTADHGFFGKDETGPMPAAEAATEKLPAARPDLEPPPPQR, from the coding sequence GTGAATCGCGCAGGCATGTTGCGTATCACGGCATACGGGATCATCGGGCTTGGAGCGGCCCTACTGATCGCCGCGCTGCTGTTGTCGACTTACACCTCCGGCAAGATCAAGAAGATCCCGCTCGATATCGACGAGACATTGGTCAGCGACGGCACCGGCACCGCGCTGGACCCTGCGTCACTCGTGGGCGAGAAATTCGTTGTCGACAAGAACGTCCCCCTGGTATCCCAGCAGCAGATCACCGTCGAGTCGCCGGCCAACGCCGATGTGGTGACGTTGCAGGTCGGCACCAGCGTGCGCCGCAGCGACAAGCAGCAGGACAACGGTTTGTTGCTGGCCATGGTCGACACCGTGACGCTGAACCGCAGCACCGCGCTCGCAGTGTCCGATGACACTCACGCGGGCGGGTCGGTGCAGAAGCCGCGGACCATCGAGGACACCAAGCCGCCGACCAACATCGCGCTGCCACACGAGGGCCTGGCCTACCGGTTCCCGTTCAACACCGAGAAGAAGACGTATCCCTACTTCGATCCGATCGCGCAGAAGGCCTTCGACGCCAACTACGACGGTCAAGAGGACGTCAACGGGCTGACCACCTACCGGTTCACCCAGAACGTCGGGTACGACGCCGACGGCAAGTTGGTCGACCCGATCAAGTACGCGTCGCTCTACGACAAGGACGAGGACGGCGAGGTGACCGCGCGGGCGGAGCTGTGGGGCCTGCCCGGGCCGCCGGAAGAGCCGGTCACGATGACCCGCTTCTACGCCGCGCAGCGCACCTTCTGGGTCGACCCGGTGACCGGCGTCATCGTCAAATCCTCCGAGCACGCCAACCACTACTACGCCCGGGATCCGGTACACCCGGAGATGGAGCTGGTGGACTACAAGGTCACCTCGAGCGAGCAGACCATCGAATCGCGGGTGGCTTCGGCCCGCGACGAGCGCGACCGGGTGGGGCTGTGGTCGCGGGTTCTGCCGATCAGCTTCACTGCGGCAGGCCTGGTGGCGTTGGTCGGCGGGGTTCTGTTGGGCACGTTCAGCGTCCGCGCCGAGTCCGCGCTGATCGATCCGGGCCTGGACACCGCGGACCACGGATTCTTCGGCAAGGACGAGACCGGGCCAATGCCCGCCGCCGAGGCCGCCACCGAGAAGCTGCCCGCGGCGAGACCGGATCTGGAGCCTCCACCGCCACAGCGGTGA